The Gloeomargarita sp. SKYB120 genomic interval GGGTGAACCTCAGGAGTTAGAGGCGCGGGCTTTGAAATTTGTGGAAGAGACCATTATGCCCCAGATGAATCAGATCTCCTGGGTAATTACTCGCATGCAAGAGGACATGATTGTTTACCACCGGTTGGGGTTGACGCCGGTTCTTAAGGGACCCCATGTAACAGTTATGGGAGCGACTTCGGACAAGATTGCAGTGGACCTGGGAGCGCAACCCTACAAAACCCTGATTTGTATTGGTCAAAAGCGAATTTTCCAAACCACGCCCCTGCGATCCCTATAACGTATCGGGGTTGATTCCCTGCGCGTGCAACTTCTCAAGTAACGCCAAATGCCTTTGCCGTTCCTGGGCCAGTTCTGCCGGGGTGAGCAATTTTTCCCCACTATCCAGCCGGTAGAAATCAATCAAGGGGCCGTTGGGGACCAAGCGCAGTTGTAACACGTGACTAATGTTGTCCGAGATAATGTGGTAATCATCGCCAATCAATTGATAGCCCACCAGCGGCGGGTTCAAGCACTCCCCACGCGGGTCAAACAACCAATACTCCGGGATTTCCATCGCTTCGTAGAGGTCTTTTTTATCTCCCTGGTCTGCCGCCAGGGTTTGGGCTGATGTCATCTCAAAAATGACGGTTGGTGCGCGTCCTTCTTCCCAGGTTTGGTAACTATCGCGCTCGCCCGGCGTTACCCCCAAAATCACCATCACATCCGGCAGCACCCGCAATCGGGGAAGCCCCCGCGCGTAGTAGAGAAACCGGTTGGCCAAAACACAAGCCGGCTGATTAGCGAGATACTGGCGCAAAACCTCCCAGGTCACAAACATGGCGTATTGGTGGGCGTAGGTTTCGGCGGCAGGTTCCCGCGTTTCGATGTAACTAATCACGCGCTCCGGGTCATAGGGCATCGGGGTCGATTCCTCTAGCGCGCAGTTTTTCGATGAGTTCTAAT includes:
- a CDS encoding Uma2 family endonuclease, translating into MPYDPERVISYIETREPAAETYAHQYAMFVTWEVLRQYLANQPACVLANRFLYYARGLPRLRVLPDVMVILGVTPGERDSYQTWEEGRAPTVIFEMTSAQTLAADQGDKKDLYEAMEIPEYWLFDPRGECLNPPLVGYQLIGDDYHIISDNISHVLQLRLVPNGPLIDFYRLDSGEKLLTPAELAQERQRHLALLEKLHAQGINPDTL